A single region of the Erythrobacter sp. genome encodes:
- a CDS encoding VOC family protein: protein MTKYLHSMIRVTDPDATVAFFKLIGLEEVRRFDVEQGRFTLIFLAAPGQEGVAEVELTYNWPPEDGSEPESYDGGRNFGHLAYRVENIYETCQKLMDAGHTIHRPPRDGYMAFVKSPDGISVELLQEGRLEPAEPWASMENTGTW, encoded by the coding sequence ATGACTAAATATCTCCATTCGATGATCCGCGTGACCGACCCCGATGCGACGGTCGCCTTCTTCAAGCTGATCGGGCTCGAGGAAGTGCGCCGCTTCGATGTCGAGCAGGGGCGCTTCACGCTGATCTTCCTCGCAGCCCCCGGACAGGAGGGCGTGGCCGAGGTCGAGCTGACCTACAACTGGCCGCCCGAGGACGGGAGCGAGCCCGAAAGCTACGACGGCGGGCGCAATTTCGGCCACCTCGCCTACCGGGTCGAGAACATCTACGAGACCTGCCAGAAGCTGATGGACGCGGGCCACACGATCCACCGCCCGCCGCGCGACGGCTACATGGCCTTCGTGAAATCGCCCGACGGGATCTCGGTCGAGCTGCTGCAGGAAGGCCGGCTCGAACCGGCCGAGCCGTGGGCGAGCATGGAGAACACCGGGACCTGGTAG
- a CDS encoding K+/H+ antiporter subunit F: MIDFAVSAGFVIIALALVLNLYRLLKGPTRGDRILALDTMMINAIALIVLYGIYESSTFYFEASLLLAMVGFVGTVAYTKFLLRGDIVE; this comes from the coding sequence ATGATCGATTTCGCCGTCTCCGCCGGGTTCGTCATCATCGCGCTGGCGCTGGTGCTCAACCTCTATCGCCTGCTCAAGGGTCCGACGCGGGGCGACCGCATCCTCGCGCTCGATACGATGATGATCAACGCGATCGCGCTGATCGTGCTTTACGGCATCTACGAAAGCTCGACCTTCTATTTCGAAGCGAGCCTGCTGCTCGCCATGGTCGGCTTCGTCGGCACGGTCGCCTACACGAAATTCCTGCTGCGCGGGGACATCGTCGAATGA
- a CDS encoding SIMPL domain-containing protein, with translation MVLGGYLLGDGLLRAKEAERSVTVRGLAERDVTADLATWTISYSASSTSLAQAQAKARSDTDAIEAFFADLGFPEDALQPTGANVSSYTNDGITTYTVRQRLALRTEDIERAQKAVARQFDLVGRGVFLEEGSGMSYAFTKLNDIKPEMVAEATRDARAAAQQFAQDSGAKVGAIKDATQGYFSIEARDGNSGGWGQSDSPYKKVRVVTTVNFSLD, from the coding sequence ATGGTTCTGGGCGGATACCTGCTCGGCGACGGGCTGCTGCGCGCGAAGGAGGCGGAACGCTCCGTCACCGTGCGCGGCCTCGCAGAACGCGACGTGACCGCCGACCTTGCGACCTGGACGATCTCCTATTCCGCCTCCTCCACCAGTCTCGCGCAGGCCCAGGCCAAGGCCCGCTCGGATACCGACGCGATCGAAGCCTTCTTCGCCGATCTCGGCTTTCCCGAAGACGCGCTCCAGCCCACCGGCGCGAATGTATCGAGCTACACCAATGACGGGATCACCACCTACACCGTGCGCCAGCGGCTCGCGCTGAGGACCGAAGACATCGAACGCGCGCAGAAAGCGGTCGCGCGCCAGTTCGATCTCGTGGGGCGCGGCGTCTTCCTCGAGGAAGGCTCGGGCATGAGCTACGCCTTCACGAAGCTGAACGACATCAAGCCCGAAATGGTCGCCGAGGCGACCCGCGACGCGCGCGCCGCCGCGCAGCAGTTCGCGCAGGATTCGGGCGCGAAGGTTGGCGCGATCAAGGACGCGACGCAGGGCTATTTCTCGATCGAGGCGCGCGACGGCAACTCCGGCGGCTGGGGCCAGTCGGACAGCCCCTACAAGAAGGTCCGCGTGGTCACGACGGTAAACTTCTCGCTCGACTGA
- a CDS encoding metallophosphoesterase produces MLNALKELFRPAPSPPAPRVPAGTRYYVIGDIHGRLDLYEAMIDAIEADAADAGDLEVRIILLGDLVDRGPDSSGVLATTREWQRRRNVRVLTGNHEEMFLQAFEKPEILRHFLKHGGRETILSFGLSSGLSRKKFNTLELEELFDLLPRIVPQSERDYIASFEEMIVAGDYVFVHAGVDPAQPLEAQKRSDLLWIRDRFLDHEGPLEKVVVHGHTIFEKVMDCGNRIGIDTGAFRSGVLTALVLEADQRRIIQTCQQDCGPAEVFHGDRAR; encoded by the coding sequence ATGCTCAACGCGCTCAAGGAACTCTTCCGTCCCGCCCCTTCGCCTCCCGCTCCCCGGGTTCCGGCGGGCACGCGCTATTACGTGATCGGCGATATTCACGGGCGGCTCGACCTCTACGAAGCGATGATCGACGCGATCGAGGCCGACGCGGCGGACGCGGGCGACCTCGAGGTGCGGATCATCCTGCTCGGCGACCTCGTCGATCGCGGGCCCGACAGCTCCGGCGTGCTTGCGACCACGCGCGAGTGGCAGCGGCGGCGCAATGTCCGGGTGCTGACCGGCAACCACGAGGAAATGTTCCTGCAGGCGTTCGAAAAACCGGAAATCCTGCGCCACTTCCTGAAACACGGCGGACGCGAGACGATCCTGTCATTCGGCCTGTCCTCAGGACTTTCGCGTAAGAAATTCAACACGCTCGAGCTCGAAGAATTGTTCGACCTGCTCCCCCGCATCGTCCCGCAGTCCGAGCGCGACTACATCGCCTCGTTCGAGGAGATGATCGTCGCGGGCGATTATGTCTTCGTCCATGCCGGGGTCGACCCTGCCCAGCCGCTAGAGGCGCAGAAGCGCAGCGACCTGTTGTGGATTCGCGATCGCTTCCTCGACCATGAAGGACCGCTCGAAAAGGTGGTCGTCCACGGGCACACGATCTTCGAGAAGGTGATGGACTGCGGCAACCGGATCGGAATCGACACTGGCGCTTTCCGTTCGGGTGTGCTTACAGCGCTCGTGCTCGAAGCCGACCAGAGGCGTATCATCCAGACGTGCCAGCAGGACTGCGGGCCGGCCGAGGTATTCCACGGCGACCGGGCACGCTGA
- a CDS encoding Na+/H+ antiporter subunit G, protein MSALFVQIADFLIAALILGGAGFALVGSWGLVRLPSLMTRLHGPTKATTLGVGGILVASMIYWPVHEGRYTFHELLITIFLFIAAPITANMIGKAHLHRQGNYIDPNPADDIREGLPERDRWATFTKDAD, encoded by the coding sequence ATGAGCGCGCTTTTCGTCCAGATCGCCGATTTCCTGATCGCCGCGCTGATCCTCGGCGGGGCGGGCTTCGCGCTGGTGGGAAGCTGGGGGCTGGTGCGCCTGCCCTCGCTGATGACGCGGCTGCACGGGCCGACCAAGGCGACCACGCTGGGAGTGGGCGGCATCCTCGTCGCCTCGATGATCTACTGGCCGGTGCACGAAGGGCGCTACACCTTCCACGAACTGCTGATCACGATCTTCCTGTTCATCGCCGCGCCCATCACGGCGAACATGATCGGCAAGGCGCATCTCCACCGGCAGGGCAATTACATCGATCCCAACCCGGCCGACGACATCCGCGAAGGGCTGCCCGAGCGCGACCGCTGGGCGACCTTCACGAAGGATGCCGACTAG
- a CDS encoding TorF family putative porin, protein MADYSMIMSHLGKVEHGMTPCLRHARVETCSATPEKSSVRGPGSRFVLSSLIAALFFASSPVIAAPAETRAPIAAEDDGQDSDDLVTAPVRAPVPESTASALSGGGFIVSVNATLASEYRFRGIDLSGGDPAVQGGIDVSHDSGFYAGTFASTLDDDTMGYGALELDFYGGWSGDVAEGLNANLGIIAYTFPDAPAGDFDYVELYGSLGFTLGPAQAVVGGAWDIGEDGLRFGGVRRDNLYVYTDLSAGVPGTPVTVNAHLGYTDGAVDFAGDNVSFDWSLGADWAIRDTPLVLGVAYVDAAADVAPPGAFNPTSSTVVATVSAYF, encoded by the coding sequence ATGGCGGATTATTCGATGATTATGTCGCATCTCGGCAAGGTGGAACACGGCATGACACCATGCTTGCGCCATGCGCGCGTAGAAACTTGCTCCGCCACCCCCGAGAAATCCTCCGTGCGCGGCCCCGGTTCACGCTTCGTGCTGTCGAGCCTCATCGCGGCCCTCTTCTTCGCTTCCTCACCGGTCATCGCCGCTCCCGCCGAGACGCGGGCGCCGATTGCCGCGGAAGACGACGGCCAAGATTCCGACGACTTAGTCACGGCGCCGGTGCGCGCCCCGGTCCCCGAGAGCACCGCTTCGGCCTTGTCGGGCGGCGGGTTCATCGTTTCGGTCAATGCGACGCTGGCGAGCGAATACCGCTTTCGAGGCATCGACCTGTCGGGCGGCGATCCCGCAGTGCAGGGCGGGATCGACGTGAGCCACGATTCGGGCTTTTACGCCGGCACTTTCGCGTCCACGCTCGATGACGACACGATGGGTTACGGGGCGCTCGAGCTCGATTTCTACGGGGGCTGGAGCGGGGACGTCGCCGAAGGATTGAACGCCAATCTCGGCATCATCGCCTATACGTTTCCCGACGCTCCGGCAGGCGACTTCGACTATGTCGAGCTTTACGGATCGCTCGGCTTCACCCTCGGCCCGGCGCAGGCGGTCGTCGGCGGGGCGTGGGACATCGGCGAGGACGGCCTGCGCTTCGGCGGCGTGCGGCGCGACAACCTCTATGTCTACACCGACCTGTCGGCCGGCGTGCCGGGCACGCCGGTGACGGTGAACGCGCATCTCGGCTACACCGACGGCGCGGTCGATTTCGCGGGCGACAACGTCTCGTTCGACTGGTCGCTGGGCGCGGACTGGGCCATCCGGGACACGCCCCTCGTCCTCGGGGTCGCCTATGTCGACGCGGCGGCCGATGTCGCCCCGCCCGGCGCGTTCAACCCCACCTCGAGCACCGTCGTGGCCACCGTCTCGGCCTATTTCTGA
- a CDS encoding DUF3008 family protein, whose product MPAQSKAQQKAAGAALSAKRGETKVSDLQGASKEMYDSMTEEQLEDFAEGSRKGKPEHKGDDD is encoded by the coding sequence ATGCCCGCACAATCCAAGGCCCAGCAGAAGGCGGCAGGCGCGGCCCTGTCGGCGAAACGCGGCGAAACCAAGGTGTCCGACCTTCAGGGCGCGTCGAAGGAAATGTACGATTCGATGACCGAGGAGCAGCTCGAGGATTTCGCCGAGGGCTCGCGCAAGGGCAAGCCCGAGCACAAGGGCGACGACGACTAG
- a CDS encoding Na+/H+ antiporter subunit E, protein MIRGLFPHPGLSGLLFVFWVLLANSLSWGAVVMAAIVAVAIPLFTSPYWREKPRLRFGWAMLEYLLVVTWDIVIANFEVAWIILTKRDRDLQSAWLVIPLEITQPEAITALAGTISLTPGTVSTDVSACGRMLLVHALDTGDREAAVALIKSRYEARLKRIFR, encoded by the coding sequence ATGATCCGCGGCCTCTTCCCCCATCCGGGCCTGTCGGGCCTGCTGTTCGTGTTCTGGGTGCTGCTGGCGAACAGCCTGTCGTGGGGCGCAGTGGTCATGGCCGCCATCGTCGCGGTCGCGATCCCGCTGTTCACCTCGCCCTATTGGCGCGAGAAACCGCGCCTCAGGTTCGGCTGGGCGATGCTCGAATACCTGCTCGTCGTGACGTGGGACATCGTCATCGCCAATTTCGAAGTCGCCTGGATCATCCTGACCAAGCGCGACCGCGACCTCCAGTCGGCCTGGCTCGTGATCCCGCTCGAGATCACCCAGCCCGAGGCGATCACCGCGCTCGCGGGCACGATCAGCCTGACGCCGGGCACGGTCTCGACCGACGTGTCGGCCTGCGGCAGGATGCTGCTCGTCCACGCGCTCGACACCGGCGACCGCGAGGCGGCTGTCGCGCTGATCAAGTCGCGCTACGAGGCCCGCCTGAAAAGGATCTTCCGATGA